GACCTCTATCTTCAAATCCTACTTTTAAATACAGCTTTTGAGCAGGAATATTTTTTTCATTTACAGCTAGTACAATTTCATTTTTATTCGGAAAATAGGATGCTACAAAGTCATGTAATAAGGCTAATCCTTTTTTGGCATACCCTTTTCCTTGTTTCTCGTAATTGATAGAAAAGGCAACTAAAAGTAAAGCATTGGGATTATCTGTGTATTCTGCTACCCTCGTTCCTGATTGTAATGCAAAAATTCCTACTGGTGTATGATTCGCTAAAATAACAATAACATTTCGAGTTGTGTCTTTTTTAGCTTTTTCAAGCAAGTCACTTGGTTTTGCTGTAAATTGAATTTGTTCACTAGGTAAAATAAATGCGTCTATAATTTCTTTATATTTTTCATCATATGGAATAAGCTGAATATCTTCTGTTTGCAAATTCATTTTTATTTCCCCTTTTCTTCTAATTACTAACTTAAACCTTGCTGTGACTTAGAACGTACTTTTCCATCTAAAAAGGTAATCTCAGCAAAGGATTGTGGTGGATTTCCTTTCCAGGCAAAAGTTTGTTTATAGTTTGATGAATTTTCATTACCTTGATTTATAAGTAAATCCCCTTCAAATCCTATTAATTCTTTTACTTCGTTATATGTCATTCCTTCATTTATTTGTGAGAAAATATTCATATCAATTGTTTCTCTCTTCTTTTTTTCTGTGACAGTTGAAGAAGTTGTTGTTTGTTTCTTTATTTCTTTCTTTTTATCACACGCTGTCATACCAAAAATCACACACAGACTAAGACCACAAACTATGAGTGCGCATTTATTTTTCATCATTACAACTATCTCTGGTTTAAAAACGATACCCAAGCATATCTAAATGTAATATATCGCAGAGAAACCAGGATAAACCTCCTTCTTTGTTATGTTTTTTATTCATCATTTTCAGATAGTTTTATATAGTTTTATACACGGTGGATCTGTCGTAACTTCCTAATTATTATTAAACCATATATTCCCTTTTTGATAAACTGAATATTAATAATTAACAAAAACATCTCGCGCCATATAGCACGAGATGTTTTTGTTATCTTTTAAGATGATTATTTGATTGATCTTCTTGTTCTTTTCTTAATTCATTCTCTTCATCTTTTGGTAACTGTTTGTCGTTTTCTTTAATCGGATTCGTTTCTTTATTTTCAATCATATCATTTGGTACTTGTGGCATAACACGTCCAACAATTGCAGCAAGTTCATCAAGAATTCCTTCGCCAGCTTTTCCGTGCTTAATTTGATTCCCCATTCGCTTTAATCGTTCATACGTATCAACATCCGCTACAACAACTGCATTTGCACCATTTGGATCATGTTTTAAGCTTTCAGCGACAGAATACTTGATTGATTCTACACGAGTTCGATCCAGTTTTGCCTTTACATCAATGCCAACAACAGCATATTTTCCAATAACGACTGCGGTCGCATCTTTTACACCTGGTATACTAGAAGCTAAAGAAGCTAAATGATCTGCCACTTGTTCATTCGGTTTTGTTTTATCTTTTGTATAGCTAACATTTCGCATAGATACATTTTTTTGTTCTGGTTTTTCATGAGCATTCTCTTTTTTTCCTACACTACACCCTGTGATAGCAAAACAAATCATAAGCATATATATAAGGATTTTCATCATTTTCACCACTTTATCATTGATGTTTAATCATAAATCTTTTCGACAGCCTGCATCTTTTTCACTTTTTCTTCAGTTCCGTCATTTGCATTAATAAAAATTTGGTACGTATCTTTTCCTAATGTCCCGACAAATTCATAGCACAATACTTCTTTATGCACATCATTTACAACAACCGCCTTGCGTTCTTCCATTACTTTTACATCTGGATTGATTTTCTTTCTTGCATCAGCAGCCGTTAATTTTGCAGTTGGAATGGTGCGTTTTTGATGTGATGCTAAATATTCTTTTGCTGAAAAACCAACAATTGATCCATCATCTAAAGCAATTTTTATTTGAATTGCTTCTGGATAAATACGCACATTATTCTCATTCACAACGTACGTAAACACACCAATATTATCGTACTGTGAACTATCAAAGAGCTCCATATTGGTAAACTTATGGTCCTTTAAGAAAGTTAATCCTTTACTTCCTGCGTCATTTAAGCTAATTTTTTGTTCCTTAATTTCACGGTTATTCATTACCCATATTGGATATCCACCTTTTTCGGTAATATCCATATAAAATTCATTCTTTGTTTCAGGATCTTGAATTTTCACACTATAAAATGATTCTTTAGCACCTTTTCCGCTTTTCTCAACTTCTACTTTTTCATTGCCTTTTAAATTTAAAAATGATTTTGCTATTTTTGCCGCTTCCTCTTTTGAAATCGCTTTACCTTTTGCTTCAAAGCCGCCTTTTTTCGCCTTTTGCATGCTTGTGAAAGTTGGACCGAAATTATTTGAAGAATAAGATGTTACATTTTTCTCAACCGTCTTAAGCCCGTCAATAATCGTGTTATCCGCTGGATCTTTATTTGACGCAAGCGCAAGTTCTACATCCATCCAACGTAAATTATTTTTCAAAACGAGATGCTGTACTTTTCGAAGCTCATCTTGAATGTTGCCAGCATTTGAATATAGAGTTTGAAGCGCTTTATATTCTTGATCGTTTAAAGGTTCTTTCTCTAAATCACGAATGGCAGTGCGATAACTAAAATCACCAATATTCGCTAAAAATTCCTCGGTTTTATTAAACGGCATTAATGTTAAAGGTAGTTGTCCTACATCAGAACGAGCTTCCGATGTTAAACGCCACACATCCGCTAATGCCGGTGATAAAGATGTACGTGAATTCATTGCCAGTGTTGTTCCGATTTTATCGTGTAATAAATCAACCTCATACGCTAAATCATGAAACGCACGCTGATAGCTGTTTTCTGCTCGAATTAACACCGCATTTTTTTCTTGGTGTTCTTTATAACCCCAATACCCTGTTCCAACTACGCCGATTGTTAACAATACAATTACGATACCTCTTAACATTTCTTCACCTCCGCTCTATTTACAGAAAATATGTTTGCCGATTTTTTTAATTTGTGGTCGACTCCAAATCCATTTACTCGTTGCAGTATCTGGATTGAAATAATACAGTGCATTTCCAGTAGGATCCCAACCATTAATAGCATCTAATACAGCTTTTTTCGCCGTTTCATTTGGCGTTAAATAAATTTGTCCATCAGCAACTGCTGTAAATGCACGTGGTTCAAAAATCACTCCAGATACTGTATTCGGGAATGATGCACTTGTCACACGATTCAAAATAACTGCCGCAACTGCAACTTGCCCTAAATATGGTTCACCACGGGATTCACCATAAACTGCGTTCGCCATTAATTGAATATCATTTTGTGAATAACCATTTGGCACATTTGTACCTTTATTTTGGGCTGGCTTATTACTTTGTCCACCCGTGTTCCCTTTATTAGCAGTTGATTTCTCATACTTTGTCGCTTTTACAAGCATCTGCTTCGTCTTAGCCCCCGCTAAGCCATCTACAGGTAAACCGAACTTTTGTTGAAAATTCCTTAGTGCCCAATATGTACCCCAACCAAATACACCATCTACTTTTCCCGTATAAAATCCGTTATATTTCAATCGAGACTGTAGTTCAATGACATCTTCTCCAGAGGCACCTCTTTGAATCACCTGATTAGAAAAGGCTTGGGCATTTCTTGTCTGCCCGCTACTTACAATTACAGATATACCGATTAATACAAACAAAATCAGTATTTTAAAAATAACTGTATGACGCACATATTTCCCTCCTTATTTGCAGTGATGATTTCATGGTTATGTTTTGTAAATAAAACGCTTTTATGTAAAGAAGACAAAAAAATCCAAACTTATATGATTTAGACTGCATGTACACAATAAGAAAAACGGCTAAAAGGAGTTTATTATGAAGCGTATTTTTGCATGTTTTGTATTAGGAATTGTATTTGTTACAGCATATTGCAATACATATACTCATTCATCAGTTGTTCACGCACAACCACCATATGCAAAATGGGGTAAACTTGCGGTAGAAAAAACGAAAGAAAACTATCCAAAAGCGCAAATTATTGATTACCTTCATATTGGAAGAAAACCGAAGACAGTGAATATAACAACAGAAAAATTCAAATTATGGCTGCGTGAAGATGGAAAGGAATATGGTGTTTTTGTTGATGTAGAGTTTGATACAAGAACGGAGAAGTTTTTGAAGATTACATTTCAAAAGAGCAGTAGATAATGTTCAACTAACCAAGCTTTTACAGGCTTTTATTTCCCCACTTATCTTCTGTTGTTTCTTTGATTCTTGACATTAGAATCTTATTGTCAGCGAATAGCGGGATTAAAAAAGAGGAAATCATCTCGATTCCCTCTTTTTTATTACTATTTAACTTTCACTTCTTGCTTAACTATACTCTCCTTCTATTTATGTATGATTAACGTTCTCTTGTAAATGATTTATAAATAATTTTAATGGTACTAACCCACGCTTAGGCATTTGACTACTTATAATGGCTACAAGTTCTAATCTCGGA
This sequence is a window from Bacillus pseudomycoides DSM 12442. Protein-coding genes within it:
- a CDS encoding GNAT family N-acetyltransferase, producing the protein MNLQTEDIQLIPYDEKYKEIIDAFILPSEQIQFTAKPSDLLEKAKKDTTRNVIVILANHTPVGIFALQSGTRVAEYTDNPNALLLVAFSINYEKQGKGYAKKGLALLHDFVASYFPNKNEIVLAVNEKNIPAQKLYLKVGFEDRGQRRMGPIGRQLVLYLPS
- a CDS encoding YhcN/YlaJ family sporulation lipoprotein — translated: MKILIYMLMICFAITGCSVGKKENAHEKPEQKNVSMRNVSYTKDKTKPNEQVADHLASLASSIPGVKDATAVVIGKYAVVGIDVKAKLDRTRVESIKYSVAESLKHDPNGANAVVVADVDTYERLKRMGNQIKHGKAGEGILDELAAIVGRVMPQVPNDMIENKETNPIKENDKQLPKDEENELRKEQEDQSNNHLKR
- the ypeB gene encoding germination protein YpeB; translation: MLRGIVIVLLTIGVVGTGYWGYKEHQEKNAVLIRAENSYQRAFHDLAYEVDLLHDKIGTTLAMNSRTSLSPALADVWRLTSEARSDVGQLPLTLMPFNKTEEFLANIGDFSYRTAIRDLEKEPLNDQEYKALQTLYSNAGNIQDELRKVQHLVLKNNLRWMDVELALASNKDPADNTIIDGLKTVEKNVTSYSSNNFGPTFTSMQKAKKGGFEAKGKAISKEEAAKIAKSFLNLKGNEKVEVEKSGKGAKESFYSVKIQDPETKNEFYMDITEKGGYPIWVMNNREIKEQKISLNDAGSKGLTFLKDHKFTNMELFDSSQYDNIGVFTYVVNENNVRIYPEAIQIKIALDDGSIVGFSAKEYLASHQKRTIPTAKLTAADARKKINPDVKVMEERKAVVVNDVHKEVLCYEFVGTLGKDTYQIFINANDGTEEKVKKMQAVEKIYD
- the sleB gene encoding spore cortex-lytic enzyme gives rise to the protein MRHTVIFKILILFVLIGISVIVSSGQTRNAQAFSNQVIQRGASGEDVIELQSRLKYNGFYTGKVDGVFGWGTYWALRNFQQKFGLPVDGLAGAKTKQMLVKATKYEKSTANKGNTGGQSNKPAQNKGTNVPNGYSQNDIQLMANAVYGESRGEPYLGQVAVAAVILNRVTSASFPNTVSGVIFEPRAFTAVADGQIYLTPNETAKKAVLDAINGWDPTGNALYYFNPDTATSKWIWSRPQIKKIGKHIFCK
- a CDS encoding DUF3889 domain-containing protein, which translates into the protein MKRIFACFVLGIVFVTAYCNTYTHSSVVHAQPPYAKWGKLAVEKTKENYPKAQIIDYLHIGRKPKTVNITTEKFKLWLREDGKEYGVFVDVEFDTRTEKFLKITFQKSSR